A window of the Microvirga terrae genome harbors these coding sequences:
- a CDS encoding Hsp20 family protein, with protein MSRQSPFGHPFLLGFDEIEQALDRVAKAAGDGYPPYNIERLARTEHAPERLRITLAVAGFTRDQLEVTLEENQLVIRGRQSDDKTRHFLHRGIAARQFQRTFLLVDGMEVMGADLSNGLLSIDLVRPEPERIIRKIDIIASDKV; from the coding sequence ATGTCGCGTCAGTCGCCCTTTGGGCATCCGTTCCTGCTAGGCTTCGATGAGATCGAGCAGGCCCTCGACCGTGTCGCCAAGGCGGCGGGAGATGGCTATCCGCCCTACAACATCGAGCGCTTGGCGCGCACGGAACACGCTCCCGAGCGTCTCCGCATCACCCTGGCCGTCGCCGGTTTCACCCGGGACCAGCTGGAGGTGACCTTGGAAGAGAACCAGCTCGTGATCCGGGGCCGTCAGTCCGATGACAAGACAAGGCACTTCCTTCATCGCGGCATCGCCGCCCGTCAGTTCCAGCGCACCTTCCTCCTCGTCGACGGCATGGAGGTCATGGGAGCGGACCTGTCCAACGGATTGTTGTCGATCGATCTTGTCCGGCCTGAGCCGGAACGGATCATCCGAAAGATCGACATCATCGCGTCGGACAAGGTGTGA
- a CDS encoding DUF1150 family protein, whose product MNFDIKHHVEPVLGVAELASLGVGQMAYVKPLESDEVARLFPQAPKLEPGMRLFALLSASGEPILLTDNHDAAVANAWAHDLTTVSLH is encoded by the coding sequence ATGAACTTCGATATCAAACACCATGTCGAGCCGGTCCTTGGAGTTGCCGAACTGGCCTCCCTGGGCGTCGGGCAGATGGCTTACGTGAAGCCGCTCGAGTCCGACGAAGTGGCGCGGCTGTTCCCGCAGGCTCCCAAGCTCGAGCCCGGCATGCGGCTGTTCGCCCTCCTGTCTGCCAGCGGCGAACCGATCCTGCTGACCGACAATCACGACGCCGCCGTGGCCAATGCCTGGGCGCATGACCTGACGACGGTGAGCCTGCATTAA
- a CDS encoding alpha/beta hydrolase has translation MPQSVTAGQDARPIAVLFREGKGPPVVWLGGFKSDMRATKATALDAWAEANHRAFLRLDYSGHGESGGAFEDGTISRWLEDALTVIERFVTERPVLVGSSMGGWISLLMTRHLMEKRPEIAPAGIVLIAPAVDMTERLMWQRFPEALRKSVRETGVYHRPSAYSDDPYPITWRLIEDGRRHLLLGGPIRTGCPVHILQGMEDPDVPSSHALELVEHLLGDSVSLTLIKDGDHRLSRPEDIVRLIAAVEGIA, from the coding sequence ATGCCGCAAAGCGTCACGGCTGGCCAGGATGCCCGCCCCATCGCCGTTCTGTTCCGGGAGGGCAAGGGTCCGCCCGTCGTCTGGCTCGGAGGCTTCAAGTCCGACATGCGCGCCACCAAGGCGACCGCCCTCGACGCGTGGGCGGAGGCGAACCACCGCGCGTTCCTGCGCTTGGATTATAGCGGACATGGCGAGTCGGGGGGAGCGTTCGAGGACGGGACCATCTCCCGCTGGCTCGAGGACGCCTTGACCGTGATCGAGCGGTTCGTGACGGAGCGCCCGGTCCTGGTCGGCTCCTCCATGGGCGGCTGGATCAGCCTTCTGATGACCCGTCACCTTATGGAAAAGCGGCCGGAGATCGCTCCTGCGGGGATCGTTCTCATCGCCCCGGCGGTCGACATGACCGAGCGGCTGATGTGGCAGCGATTTCCAGAGGCTCTCAGGAAGAGCGTTCGGGAAACCGGTGTCTACCACCGGCCCTCGGCCTATTCGGACGATCCCTACCCGATCACCTGGAGGCTGATCGAGGACGGACGCCGGCACCTGCTTCTCGGCGGGCCGATCCGGACCGGCTGCCCTGTTCACATCCTGCAGGGCATGGAGGATCCCGACGTGCCGTCGAGCCACGCGCTCGAGCTCGTCGAGCACCTGCTGGGAGACAGCGTGTCGCTGACCCTGATCAAGGACGGCGACCACCGGCTCTCCCGGCCGGAGGACATCGTGCGGCTGATCGCTGCGGTGGAAGGGATTGCCTGA
- a CDS encoding glycosyltransferase family 4 protein has protein sequence MAFPSSHVHPLEGRTILQIVPELEAGGAERTTVDIAEGLVHAGARALVATEGGRLVGELQTKGGVWIPFPAATKNPFSMLLNVRKLARICHNERVSLVHARSRAPAWVGLGAARSLNIPFVTTYHGSYSGRSSVKVLYNSVMARGDAVIANSEYTGELIRAVYPQAGDRIRVIHRGTDFAVFSPQAVAPERIEALRKAWDVSPHERVVLLAARLTGWKGQKVLIEAAARLRDGGLTDVAYILAGDPQGRDSYVKDLDGLIEARGLKGVVRRVGHCTDMPAAFLAASVVTVPSTEPEAFGRSAVEAQAMGTPVVVSDLGAVPETVLSPPAVPPHERTGWRIPAGDPDALAESIGAALSLGASARIALGARARSHVERHFSLERMVSSTLDVYSALLTGRFTHRTS, from the coding sequence ATGGCTTTTCCATCGTCTCATGTGCATCCGCTGGAGGGCCGGACCATCCTGCAGATCGTGCCTGAATTGGAAGCCGGCGGAGCCGAGCGGACCACGGTCGATATTGCCGAGGGCCTGGTCCATGCCGGGGCCCGCGCCCTGGTGGCCACCGAGGGCGGGCGACTGGTCGGCGAGCTCCAGACCAAGGGCGGTGTCTGGATTCCGTTCCCGGCGGCGACGAAGAACCCGTTCTCCATGCTCCTCAACGTGCGCAAGCTCGCCCGGATCTGCCACAACGAGCGGGTTTCCCTCGTGCATGCGCGGTCCCGGGCGCCTGCCTGGGTGGGGCTGGGTGCTGCGCGCTCGCTCAACATCCCCTTCGTGACGACCTATCACGGCAGCTATTCGGGACGTTCGTCGGTCAAGGTCCTGTACAATTCCGTCATGGCCCGGGGCGATGCGGTCATCGCTAATTCCGAGTACACGGGCGAACTGATCCGGGCCGTCTACCCCCAGGCCGGAGACCGGATCCGCGTCATCCACCGGGGGACGGATTTCGCCGTGTTCTCCCCGCAGGCTGTGGCGCCGGAGCGGATCGAAGCCCTGCGAAAGGCTTGGGACGTCTCCCCCCACGAGCGCGTGGTGCTGCTCGCCGCCCGCCTGACCGGCTGGAAGGGCCAGAAAGTCCTGATCGAAGCGGCGGCTCGGCTCCGTGATGGGGGCCTCACAGACGTGGCCTATATTCTCGCGGGCGATCCGCAGGGGCGGGATTCGTACGTGAAGGACCTCGACGGCCTGATCGAGGCTCGCGGGCTGAAAGGCGTCGTGCGCCGGGTCGGGCATTGCACCGACATGCCAGCAGCCTTCCTGGCGGCTTCGGTCGTCACTGTACCCTCGACCGAGCCGGAGGCCTTCGGCCGCTCGGCCGTGGAGGCGCAGGCCATGGGAACGCCCGTCGTTGTGTCCGATCTGGGGGCCGTGCCCGAGACGGTCCTGTCCCCGCCGGCCGTGCCGCCGCACGAGCGGACGGGCTGGCGGATTCCGGCCGGCGATCCCGATGCGCTCGCGGAGTCCATCGGGGCGGCGCTGAGCCTGGGGGCCAGTGCTAGGATCGCCCTGGGCGCCAGGGCTCGGTCCCATGTGGAGCGTCATTTCTCGCTCGAACGCATGGTCTCGAGCACCCTTGATGTGTATTCGGCCCTTCTGACGGGCCGTTTTACCCATAGAACAAGTTGA
- the infC gene encoding translation initiation factor IF-3 has product MPVPQKDGPRANRDIRGVREVQLIDDAGQNRGVVPFFDALKVAEEAGLDLVEISPNATPPVCKILDYGKFRFLEQKKAAEARKKQKTVEVKEIKLRPGIDDHDYEVKMKAMKGFFEEGNKVKITLRFRGREMAHQSLGLKVLDRVKADVGDLAKVEMEPNFEGRQVVMVLAPR; this is encoded by the coding sequence ATGCCGGTGCCGCAGAAGGACGGACCGCGCGCCAACCGAGACATTCGCGGTGTTCGCGAAGTGCAGCTGATCGACGATGCAGGGCAGAACCGGGGCGTCGTTCCCTTCTTTGATGCCCTCAAGGTGGCCGAAGAGGCCGGCCTCGATCTCGTGGAGATCTCGCCGAACGCCACACCTCCCGTCTGCAAGATCCTCGATTACGGCAAGTTCCGCTTTCTCGAGCAGAAGAAGGCCGCCGAGGCGCGCAAGAAGCAGAAGACGGTTGAGGTCAAGGAAATCAAGCTGCGTCCCGGCATCGATGACCACGATTACGAGGTCAAGATGAAGGCCATGAAAGGCTTCTTCGAGGAAGGCAACAAGGTGAAGATCACCCTGCGCTTCCGCGGCCGCGAGATGGCGCACCAGTCCCTCGGCCTGAAGGTGCTGGACCGGGTGAAGGCCGATGTGGGCGATCTCGCCAAGGTCGAGATGGAGCCGAACTTCGAAGGCCGCCAGGTCGTCATGGTCCTGGCCCCGCGCTAA
- the rpmI gene encoding 50S ribosomal protein L35: protein MPKLKTKSGAKKRFKITGTGKVVYAQAGKRHGMIKRTKKQIRNLRGTTTMFEGDAYNVKKYFLPNG, encoded by the coding sequence ATGCCCAAGCTGAAGACGAAGTCTGGCGCGAAAAAGCGCTTCAAGATCACTGGCACCGGCAAGGTCGTTTACGCCCAGGCCGGCAAGCGCCACGGGATGATCAAGCGGACCAAGAAGCAGATCCGCAACCTGCGCGGCACCACGACCATGTTCGAGGGCGACGCGTACAACGTGAAGAAGTACTTCCTGCCGAACGGCTAA
- the rplT gene encoding 50S ribosomal protein L20, giving the protein MARVKRGVTAHAKHKKVFKAAKGFYGRRKNTIRIAKQAVEKSMQYATRDRRNKKRTFRALWIQRLNAAVRTHGLTYSRFIDGLGKAGIEVDRKVLSEMAIHEPAAFAAYVDAAKAALPQQAA; this is encoded by the coding sequence ATGGCCCGCGTCAAACGGGGCGTTACCGCCCACGCCAAGCACAAGAAGGTTTTCAAGGCAGCCAAGGGTTTCTACGGCCGCCGCAAGAACACCATCCGCATCGCCAAGCAGGCGGTCGAGAAGAGCATGCAATATGCCACTCGCGACCGTCGCAACAAGAAGCGCACCTTCCGCGCTCTCTGGATCCAGCGCCTCAACGCTGCCGTCCGCACGCATGGCTTGACCTATTCCCGATTTATCGACGGTCTCGGCAAGGCTGGGATCGAGGTCGATCGCAAGGTCCTGTCCGAAATGGCCATCCACGAGCCGGCGGCTTTCGCCGCTTACGTGGACGCTGCCAAGGCCGCCCTGCCGCAGCAGGCCGCCTAA
- the pheS gene encoding phenylalanine--tRNA ligase subunit alpha encodes MTDLNQLERDLLTQVEAAGDEAALETVRVSALGKKGSVSELLKTLGAMTAEERKERGPLINGLRDKVQGAISAKKETLAEAALEARLAAERIDVTLPVPEAPESRGRVHPISQVIEELTAIFADMGFSVAEGPDIETDYLNFTALNFPEGHPAREMHDTFFLAPDEKGERKVLRTHTSPVQIRTMTSQTPPIRVIIPGRTYRHDSDQTHTPMFHQVEGLVIDKQANIAHMKWILEEFCKAFFEVEQVKMRFRPSFFPFTEPSAEVDIQCSRKGGEIRFGEGTDWLEILGCGMVHPNVLRNCGLDPDEYQGFAWGMGIDRIAMLKYGMPDLRPFFEADVRWLNHYGFRPLDIPSLVSGLTS; translated from the coding sequence ATGACCGATCTCAATCAACTTGAACGTGACCTGCTGACCCAGGTCGAAGCCGCCGGCGACGAAGCGGCCCTGGAAACCGTCCGCGTCTCCGCGCTCGGCAAGAAGGGCTCCGTCTCCGAACTCCTGAAGACTCTCGGCGCCATGACGGCCGAGGAGCGCAAGGAGCGCGGACCGCTCATCAACGGCCTGCGCGACAAGGTGCAGGGCGCGATCTCAGCCAAGAAAGAGACGCTGGCGGAGGCCGCACTCGAGGCCCGTCTGGCCGCCGAGCGCATCGACGTGACGCTTCCCGTCCCGGAAGCGCCCGAATCCCGCGGGCGCGTCCACCCGATCAGCCAGGTGATCGAGGAACTGACGGCGATCTTCGCCGATATGGGCTTCTCCGTGGCCGAGGGGCCGGATATCGAAACCGATTATCTCAACTTCACGGCGCTGAACTTCCCCGAGGGCCATCCGGCCCGCGAGATGCACGACACCTTCTTCCTCGCTCCCGACGAGAAGGGCGAGCGCAAGGTGCTGCGCACGCACACCTCGCCGGTCCAGATCCGCACCATGACCTCGCAGACGCCGCCGATCCGGGTGATCATCCCCGGTCGAACCTATCGGCACGATTCGGACCAGACCCACACGCCGATGTTCCACCAGGTGGAAGGCCTCGTCATCGACAAGCAGGCCAACATCGCGCACATGAAGTGGATCCTGGAGGAGTTCTGCAAGGCCTTCTTCGAGGTCGAGCAGGTAAAGATGCGCTTCCGTCCGTCCTTCTTCCCCTTCACGGAACCCTCCGCCGAGGTCGACATCCAGTGCTCGCGCAAAGGCGGCGAGATCCGCTTCGGTGAGGGCACGGACTGGCTCGAGATCCTCGGCTGCGGCATGGTCCACCCGAACGTGCTGAGGAATTGCGGGCTTGATCCGGACGAGTACCAGGGCTTCGCCTGGGGCATGGGCATCGACCGCATCGCCATGCTCAAATACGGCATGCCGGATCTGCGCCCCTTCTTCGAGGCCGATGTGCGCTGGCTGAACCATTACGGCTTCCGCCCGCTCGACATTCCGAGCCTTGTCAGCGGCCTGACTTCCTAA
- the pheT gene encoding phenylalanine--tRNA ligase subunit beta, translating to MKFTLSWLKDHLETSASLDEIVETLTRIGLEVEGVEDKAKSLAPYTVAYVISAEQHPNADRLRVCMVDTGAGAPIQVVCGAPNARTGMKSVFAPPGTYIPGKNITLGVGTIRGVESAGMLCSGSELEISDDHDGIIDLPEDAPVGQPYAAYAGLDDPVIEINLTPNRPDCTSIHGIARDLAAAGLGTLKGDAVAPVQGRGTCPVSVTIEDESLCPAFALRLVRGVKNGPSPEWMQRRLLSIGLRPINALVDITNYMTFDRGRPLHVFDAKKVKGNLTVRRARDGEEVLALDTRSYKLDPSIVVIADENGVESIGGIMGGEHSGCDENTTDVLIESALWNPLNIAQTGRKLGIITDARYRFERGVDPAFTVPGLDLATKLVIDLCGGEASEAVVAGKVPEDKRVIDFPWSEVPRLSGLDVQPGESEQILKKLGFAVQGSGERVSVLAPSWRPDVEGKADLVEEVIRIAGLDRIESKPLPRLEDTVAKPILTLIQKRTRLARRALAVRGLVEAVTWSFIAKSEAELFGGGNSRLALANPIAAELSDMRPSLLPGLLKAAQRNADRGLGDVALFEVGQTFASDEPDGQSIKAAAVRRGTARAESVGRHWNGGAQSVDAFDAKADVLALLAALGIPAGGLQIVAGGPAWFHPGRSATLQFGPKNVVGAFGEVHPKILKALDLKGPLVGFELNLNALPPPKAKPTKMKPKLSLPDFQPLTRDFAFVVGRNVAAGDIVKAAQGAERQLIVGVDVFDIYEGTGIDPDKKSVAIAVTLQPTEKTLTDVEIEAVSAKIVGEVSKKTGAVLRS from the coding sequence ATGAAATTCACCCTCTCCTGGCTGAAGGATCATCTCGAGACGTCAGCCTCCCTCGACGAGATCGTCGAGACTCTCACCCGCATCGGCCTCGAGGTCGAAGGGGTCGAGGACAAGGCGAAGTCCCTGGCGCCCTACACGGTGGCGTACGTGATCTCCGCCGAGCAGCACCCGAATGCCGATCGCCTGCGGGTGTGCATGGTCGATACTGGCGCGGGCGCCCCGATCCAGGTGGTCTGCGGCGCGCCGAACGCCCGCACCGGCATGAAGAGCGTGTTCGCGCCGCCTGGCACCTACATTCCGGGCAAGAACATCACGCTCGGCGTCGGTACCATCCGGGGCGTCGAGAGCGCCGGCATGCTGTGCTCGGGCTCGGAGCTCGAGATCTCGGACGACCACGACGGCATCATCGACCTGCCCGAGGATGCACCGGTCGGCCAGCCCTACGCGGCCTATGCGGGCCTCGACGATCCGGTGATCGAGATCAACCTCACGCCGAATCGCCCCGACTGCACGTCGATTCACGGCATCGCCCGTGACCTTGCGGCGGCCGGGCTCGGCACTCTCAAGGGGGACGCCGTTGCGCCTGTCCAGGGCAGGGGTACCTGCCCGGTTTCGGTGACGATCGAGGACGAAAGCCTCTGTCCCGCCTTCGCGCTTCGTCTCGTGCGCGGCGTGAAGAACGGTCCGTCTCCGGAGTGGATGCAGCGCCGCCTGCTCTCCATCGGCCTCCGCCCGATCAACGCGCTGGTGGACATCACCAACTACATGACCTTCGACCGGGGCCGTCCGCTCCATGTGTTCGACGCCAAAAAGGTGAAGGGGAACCTCACTGTCCGTCGCGCCAGGGACGGCGAGGAGGTGCTGGCGCTCGACACCCGCAGCTACAAGCTCGATCCGAGCATTGTGGTGATCGCTGACGAGAACGGCGTCGAATCCATCGGCGGCATCATGGGCGGCGAGCACTCGGGCTGCGACGAGAATACGACTGACGTGCTGATCGAATCCGCGCTCTGGAATCCGCTCAACATCGCGCAGACCGGTCGCAAGCTCGGCATCATCACGGATGCGCGCTACCGCTTCGAGCGCGGGGTCGACCCGGCCTTCACGGTGCCGGGCCTCGACCTTGCCACCAAGCTCGTCATCGACCTGTGCGGCGGCGAAGCGAGCGAGGCCGTGGTGGCCGGAAAGGTGCCTGAGGACAAGCGCGTCATCGACTTCCCGTGGAGCGAGGTTCCGCGCCTGTCGGGTCTCGACGTTCAGCCCGGCGAGTCCGAGCAGATCCTGAAAAAGCTCGGCTTCGCCGTTCAGGGCTCGGGCGAGCGGGTCAGCGTCCTGGCGCCGTCCTGGCGCCCGGACGTCGAGGGCAAGGCCGATCTCGTCGAGGAGGTCATCCGCATCGCCGGCCTCGACCGGATCGAGTCGAAGCCCCTCCCGCGCCTGGAGGATACGGTCGCGAAGCCGATCCTGACCCTTATCCAGAAGCGTACGCGGCTTGCCCGCCGTGCGTTGGCCGTGCGCGGGCTGGTGGAGGCCGTCACCTGGTCGTTCATCGCCAAGAGCGAGGCGGAGCTGTTCGGCGGTGGCAACAGCCGGCTGGCTCTCGCCAACCCGATCGCGGCCGAGCTCTCCGACATGCGTCCGAGCCTGCTCCCGGGCCTCCTGAAGGCGGCACAGCGCAATGCGGATCGCGGGCTCGGCGACGTGGCGCTCTTCGAGGTCGGCCAGACCTTCGCGTCCGACGAGCCCGACGGCCAGTCGATCAAGGCCGCAGCCGTCCGTCGCGGGACGGCACGGGCAGAGAGCGTGGGCCGTCACTGGAACGGCGGGGCGCAGAGCGTCGATGCCTTCGACGCCAAGGCCGACGTGCTGGCGCTGCTGGCGGCGTTGGGAATCCCGGCCGGCGGTCTCCAGATCGTGGCGGGCGGTCCGGCATGGTTCCATCCGGGGCGTTCCGCCACGCTGCAGTTCGGACCGAAGAACGTGGTCGGGGCCTTCGGCGAGGTGCACCCGAAGATCCTGAAGGCGCTGGACCTGAAAGGCCCGCTGGTCGGGTTCGAGCTCAATCTCAACGCGCTGCCGCCGCCCAAGGCCAAGCCGACCAAGATGAAGCCGAAGCTCAGCCTGCCCGACTTCCAGCCGCTCACCCGCGACTTCGCCTTCGTGGTCGGCCGCAACGTGGCCGCCGGCGACATCGTGAAGGCCGCCCAGGGAGCCGAGCGCCAGCTGATCGTGGGTGTCGACGTGTTCGACATCTACGAGGGCACCGGGATCGATCCGGACAAGAAGTCCGTCGCGATCGCCGTTACCCTGCAGCCGACGGAGAAGACGCTCACCGACGTGGAGATCGAGGCCGTGTCGGCCAAGATCGTCGGCGAGGTATCGAAAAAGACGGGCGCCGTGCTGCGCTCGTAA
- a CDS encoding HesA/MoeB/ThiF family protein produces the protein MALSSDEIDRYARHIVLRDVGGPGQLRLKAARVLVIGAGGLGAPLIQYLAAAGIGTIGIVDDDTVSLSNLQRQVIHGTPDLGRSKVESAAGAIERLNPHVTVEPHAVRLTAENARDLIGRYDIVADGSDNFDTRYAASDACYFERKPLVTAALGQFDGSLTTIRAHETGPGGKPNPTYRCVFPSPPPAGTIPTCAEAGVLGALAGVMGSLMAMEVIREIVGFGDSLVGRLLMVDARAMRFDTVHYGWDEANPLSGTERPDKA, from the coding sequence ATGGCTCTCTCATCGGACGAAATCGACCGCTATGCCCGCCACATCGTTCTGCGCGATGTGGGCGGGCCGGGCCAGCTCAGGCTCAAGGCCGCTCGCGTGCTCGTGATCGGCGCCGGCGGTCTGGGCGCTCCCCTGATCCAGTACCTCGCCGCAGCCGGCATCGGCACCATCGGTATCGTGGATGACGACACGGTGAGCCTGTCCAACCTGCAACGGCAGGTGATCCATGGCACGCCGGATCTCGGGCGCTCCAAGGTGGAAAGCGCGGCTGGGGCCATTGAACGGCTCAACCCGCATGTGACCGTCGAGCCTCACGCCGTTCGGCTGACGGCGGAGAACGCGCGGGATTTGATCGGCCGCTACGATATCGTGGCCGACGGGTCGGACAATTTCGACACCCGCTACGCGGCGTCGGATGCCTGCTATTTCGAGAGAAAGCCCCTGGTGACGGCAGCGCTCGGGCAGTTCGACGGCTCGCTCACCACGATCCGGGCCCATGAGACCGGCCCGGGTGGAAAACCGAACCCCACCTACCGCTGCGTCTTCCCCTCCCCGCCACCCGCCGGGACGATCCCGACCTGCGCGGAAGCCGGCGTGCTCGGCGCCCTCGCAGGGGTCATGGGCAGCCTGATGGCCATGGAGGTGATCCGCGAGATCGTCGGCTTCGGCGACAGCCTCGTCGGGCGCCTGCTGATGGTCGATGCGCGCGCGATGCGGTTCGACACGGTCCACTACGGATGGGATGAGGCGAACCCGCTGAGCGGAACGGAACGCCCGGACAAGGCCTGA
- a CDS encoding BMP family lipoprotein: MTVTKFGLALAGLAFSASAAFAQQAAFKPAVVYDLGGKFDKSFNEGVHTGAEKFKKDTGTDYRDFEPQNDAQREQALRRFARDGFSPIVAVGFSQETALKKVAEEFPKTQFAIIDAVVEKPNVQSIVFKEHEGSFLVGLLAAQASKSGKVGFVGGMDIPLIRKFACGYVQGVKYAKKDGEVFQNMTGTTGAAWNDPVKGGELAKSQIDRGADVIYHAAGGTGVGVMRATADAGKLGIGVDSNQNGLHPGKVLTSMVKRVDVATYNAFDQAKKGAFKAGVSVLGLAEDGVAWALDDNNKSLITADMKAAADKAAADIKSGAIKVHDYMSDSKCPM, from the coding sequence ATGACAGTTACCAAGTTCGGCCTCGCGCTCGCGGGGCTCGCCTTTTCCGCCTCGGCTGCCTTCGCGCAGCAGGCGGCCTTCAAGCCCGCCGTCGTCTACGATCTGGGCGGCAAGTTCGACAAATCCTTCAACGAAGGCGTTCACACGGGCGCCGAGAAGTTCAAGAAGGACACAGGCACCGATTACCGCGATTTCGAGCCGCAGAACGATGCCCAGCGCGAGCAGGCCCTGCGCCGCTTTGCCCGTGACGGCTTCTCGCCCATCGTGGCCGTCGGCTTTTCGCAGGAGACCGCTCTGAAGAAGGTCGCCGAGGAGTTCCCGAAGACCCAGTTCGCCATCATCGATGCCGTGGTCGAGAAGCCCAACGTGCAGTCCATCGTGTTCAAGGAGCATGAGGGCTCGTTCCTAGTTGGCCTCCTGGCCGCGCAGGCGTCCAAGTCGGGCAAAGTCGGCTTCGTGGGCGGCATGGACATCCCGCTCATCCGCAAGTTCGCCTGCGGCTACGTCCAGGGCGTGAAGTACGCCAAGAAGGACGGCGAGGTGTTCCAGAACATGACCGGGACCACGGGTGCGGCCTGGAACGATCCCGTAAAAGGCGGCGAGCTTGCCAAGAGCCAGATCGATCGCGGCGCCGACGTGATCTACCATGCGGCCGGCGGCACCGGCGTGGGCGTGATGCGCGCCACCGCCGACGCGGGCAAGCTCGGCATCGGTGTCGACTCGAACCAGAACGGCCTGCATCCGGGCAAGGTCCTGACCTCCATGGTCAAGCGCGTGGACGTGGCGACCTACAATGCCTTCGATCAGGCCAAGAAGGGTGCCTTCAAGGCTGGCGTGTCGGTTCTGGGCCTCGCCGAGGATGGCGTGGCGTGGGCGCTCGACGACAACAACAAGTCGCTGATTACCGCCGACATGAAGGCCGCCGCCGACAAGGCCGCGGCCGACATCAAGTCCGGCGCCATCAAGGTGCACGACTACATGTCGGACTCCAAGTGCCCGATGTAA
- a CDS encoding ABC transporter ATP-binding protein, with translation MSPAIELIAINKSFGAVHANRDVNLRVERGTIHGIVGENGAGKSTLMSILYGFYEADSGAIHVNGKPISIRSPIDAICAGIGMVHQHFMLVEPLSVVDNVMLGAEGGAMLRAGEAKARAELSRLAKDYGLEIDVDAIVGDLSVGLQQRVEILKALYRGADILILDEPTAVLTPAEADALFVLLRSLKEQGKTVILITHKLREIMAITDRVSVMRRGEMVASVETAVTSPPELAELMVGRRVLLRVEKADKTPGAPLLDIDNLSVVDSRGVVCVANATFTVRAGEIVGIAGVAGNGQSELMEAIAGMRHSALGSIRLEGRDIPASEHNPHRMRQLGLLHVPEDRLRMGLVPAFPAFESAILGFSDEPHLGRGPILDHDRLIADLAKKMEQYDVRPPAPRLKSSKFSGGNQQKIVLAREIERSPKVLLVGQPTRGVDIGAIEFIHRRLISLRDAGVAILLVSVELDEIMNLSDRILTMCGGRITGERKASETNEQELGLLMAGVTDEAA, from the coding sequence ATGTCCCCAGCCATTGAACTCATTGCCATCAACAAGAGCTTCGGCGCCGTTCACGCCAACCGGGACGTGAACCTGCGCGTGGAGCGCGGCACGATCCACGGCATCGTTGGTGAGAACGGCGCGGGCAAGTCGACTCTGATGTCGATCCTGTACGGGTTCTACGAGGCGGATTCCGGCGCGATCCACGTCAACGGCAAGCCCATTTCCATCCGCTCCCCCATCGATGCCATCTGTGCCGGCATCGGCATGGTCCACCAGCATTTCATGCTGGTCGAGCCGCTGAGCGTCGTCGACAACGTGATGCTCGGCGCCGAGGGCGGTGCCATGCTGCGCGCGGGCGAGGCCAAGGCGCGTGCGGAACTCTCCAGGCTCGCCAAGGATTACGGCCTCGAGATCGACGTGGATGCCATTGTCGGCGACCTCTCGGTCGGCCTGCAGCAGCGCGTGGAGATTTTGAAGGCACTCTATCGCGGTGCCGACATCCTCATTCTTGATGAGCCCACGGCCGTGCTCACGCCGGCCGAGGCCGACGCCCTGTTCGTTCTGCTCCGCTCCCTCAAGGAGCAGGGCAAGACCGTCATCCTCATCACGCACAAGCTGCGCGAGATCATGGCAATCACCGATCGGGTCTCGGTGATGCGGCGCGGCGAGATGGTGGCGAGCGTGGAGACGGCCGTCACCTCGCCCCCGGAGCTGGCGGAGCTGATGGTCGGTCGCCGCGTGCTCCTGCGTGTCGAGAAGGCCGACAAGACGCCCGGTGCGCCATTGCTCGACATCGACAACCTCTCCGTGGTCGATTCCCGCGGCGTTGTGTGCGTCGCAAACGCGACCTTCACCGTTCGTGCGGGCGAGATCGTCGGCATCGCGGGTGTTGCAGGCAACGGACAAAGCGAGCTGATGGAGGCGATCGCCGGCATGCGCCATTCCGCGCTCGGCTCGATCCGGTTGGAGGGACGTGACATTCCGGCCTCGGAGCACAATCCGCACCGCATGCGTCAGCTCGGCCTCCTGCACGTGCCCGAGGATCGGCTGCGCATGGGGCTCGTCCCGGCCTTTCCGGCCTTCGAGAGCGCCATCCTGGGCTTCAGCGACGAGCCTCACCTTGGCCGCGGACCGATCCTCGACCATGACCGCTTGATCGCGGACCTGGCGAAGAAGATGGAGCAGTACGACGTGCGCCCTCCAGCGCCACGGCTGAAATCCTCGAAATTTTCCGGCGGCAACCAGCAGAAGATCGTGCTGGCGCGCGAGATCGAGCGCAGCCCCAAGGTGCTTCTCGTCGGTCAGCCGACCCGTGGCGTCGATATCGGAGCCATCGAGTTCATCCACCGCCGCCTCATCAGCCTGCGCGATGCGGGCGTCGCCATCCTCCTCGTCTCCGTGGAACTCGACGAGATCATGAACCTGTCCGACCGTATCCTAACCATGTGCGGCGGCAGGATCACCGGCGAGCGCAAGGCCTCCGAGACGAACGAGCAGGAACTCGGCCTGCTCATGGCCGGCGTGACGGACGAGGCGGCGTGA